In Desulfomicrobium macestii, the following proteins share a genomic window:
- a CDS encoding tetratricopeptide repeat protein codes for MKPLLLLLFFLIPACAGHQATSSAGQEKWLILNREFIALHTKGSHDQALTTALQGVALAQGFMPRENADLATSLNNLGVTYAALGRFEEARTALERALAMREKVLGPNHAEVATTLSNLGELYADMNRPSEAEDTFIRALEIREAGFGTDNADLAETLNNLGELYLRRGLLDQADKLLRRALAIREEKLGANHPQVARTLDNLAGIEQARNNFPQARELLERSLIIKEAALGPLHPWLISTLTSLAEVLMAQDMIADAEPLARRAVNIGETAYGRDSVRLALPLTTLGNLMRRQGRLDEAEELLTRALRLQEQTLPTDHLDIAISLGNLASVHYAQGRFAEARALYERALAINEAGLGQEHGDVAQLLHNLGVVNRKLGDPQQARTLLMRALSIRETLLGTSALPVADTLEALAFTLKDAGDDASAAAYLERVKAIRGQTR; via the coding sequence ATGAAACCGTTGCTTCTGCTGCTGTTTTTTTTGATCCCGGCCTGCGCCGGGCACCAGGCTACCTCCTCGGCGGGGCAGGAGAAATGGCTGATCCTGAACAGGGAATTCATCGCGCTGCACACCAAGGGTTCCCATGACCAGGCCTTGACCACGGCATTGCAAGGGGTCGCACTGGCACAGGGGTTCATGCCCAGGGAAAACGCCGACCTGGCGACTTCGCTGAACAATCTGGGCGTGACCTACGCGGCTTTGGGCAGATTCGAGGAAGCCAGGACTGCGCTTGAAAGAGCCCTGGCCATGCGCGAAAAAGTCCTGGGACCCAATCACGCCGAAGTGGCCACGACCTTAAGCAATCTCGGAGAGCTTTACGCGGACATGAACCGGCCCTCGGAAGCGGAAGACACGTTCATCAGGGCGCTTGAAATCCGGGAGGCCGGGTTTGGAACCGATAACGCCGACCTTGCCGAGACCCTGAACAACCTCGGCGAACTCTACCTGCGCAGAGGCCTCCTGGATCAGGCCGACAAACTGCTGCGGAGGGCGCTGGCCATACGGGAAGAAAAACTGGGTGCAAACCACCCGCAGGTCGCCCGCACCCTCGACAATCTGGCCGGGATAGAACAGGCCCGCAACAACTTTCCCCAGGCGCGGGAACTGCTTGAACGTTCGCTGATCATCAAGGAAGCGGCTCTGGGGCCTCTGCACCCATGGTTGATCAGCACTCTGACCAGCCTGGCGGAAGTCCTCATGGCCCAGGACATGATCGCCGACGCCGAGCCTTTGGCGCGCAGGGCCGTGAACATCGGGGAGACCGCATACGGCCGGGACAGCGTGCGATTGGCCCTCCCGCTCACGACCCTTGGCAACCTGATGCGAAGGCAGGGGCGGCTCGACGAAGCCGAAGAACTGCTCACCCGGGCGCTGCGGCTGCAGGAGCAGACATTGCCGACAGACCATCTCGACATTGCAATTTCCCTTGGCAATCTGGCCTCTGTTCACTATGCCCAAGGTCGATTTGCCGAAGCCAGAGCGCTTTACGAACGGGCGCTGGCCATCAACGAAGCAGGTCTCGGACAAGAGCATGGCGATGTGGCCCAGCTTCTGCACAATCTGGGCGTGGTCAACCGCAAGCTCGGGGATCCTCAGCAGGCCAGGACCTTGCTCATGCGGGCCCTGTCCATCCGCGAGACACTGCTTGGCACATCGGCGCTCCCGGTGGCCGACACTCTGGAGGCGCTGGCCTTCACCCTGAAGGACGCAGGCGACGACGCTTCAGCCGCCGCCTACCTGGAACGGGTCAAGGCCATTCGCGGACAGACGCGTTGA
- a CDS encoding PAS domain-containing protein has translation MTVSDLLNFYSPRLASTNDLALILDQTGEVLFANEAVRNIQSAPFRSYAPQDIIEQLQAEVRSKEFSSLPKDTPPVREARLRVILPDGAGTRHVSWKFIGIPATDGAITLAWGTFRATGPGQEMGFTVLPSGIIQAASPALCAICGYTLNELVGRPARQFYYTAASRKRIVNQLNERNEVENGAVTLRRKDGSPLTLWYSAESIRGTDGRILAYSGFFQQRPFTFSSKLAGEFTRIVDALPDLAWVSGRDLRIVAANQAYLRAYKRDRTEVIGQSEYDFLEPEQARFPIEAALKVFEEKQELLHPAVPHLTDPQVWYRVIRRPIFDDDRQEVIGLLGIAQDISAKVLQENAFMEQLRVREEDVVVVSDDQGRILRRSAQTLNPSIYGQPQTFDAYTLDMRPVLDLLHADDLPAVRQAMHLVLRERREQHLECRIRNQAGNYSTILARLLFHDAIYGEPRMYVVVRDITEQVGLRKATMVIERLKLASGTRTDRELASFLNVSAAAISNARKNERVPPDWIIDTGLRTGRSIDWIVSAVMPGQA, from the coding sequence ATGACCGTAAGCGACCTTCTGAACTTCTACTCCCCGCGACTCGCGAGCACGAACGATCTGGCCCTGATCCTCGATCAGACGGGCGAGGTGCTTTTTGCCAACGAGGCGGTGCGCAATATCCAAAGCGCTCCGTTCAGAAGCTATGCGCCCCAGGACATCATCGAACAATTGCAGGCAGAAGTCCGGAGCAAGGAATTCTCAAGCCTGCCCAAGGACACTCCGCCCGTACGCGAGGCCAGGTTGCGGGTCATCCTCCCCGACGGCGCGGGCACTCGCCATGTAAGCTGGAAATTCATCGGCATCCCGGCCACGGACGGCGCGATCACGCTGGCCTGGGGCACCTTCAGGGCCACCGGCCCCGGTCAGGAAATGGGATTCACGGTCCTGCCGAGCGGCATCATCCAGGCCGCCAGTCCGGCTCTGTGCGCCATCTGCGGCTATACCCTGAACGAACTTGTCGGCAGGCCCGCAAGACAGTTCTATTACACCGCCGCCTCGCGCAAGCGCATCGTCAACCAGCTCAACGAACGCAACGAAGTCGAAAACGGAGCCGTCACCCTGCGCCGCAAGGACGGCTCTCCGCTGACACTGTGGTACAGCGCCGAATCCATCCGGGGAACGGACGGACGGATTCTTGCCTACAGCGGATTCTTTCAGCAGCGGCCCTTCACCTTTTCCTCCAAGCTGGCAGGTGAATTCACGCGCATCGTCGACGCCCTGCCCGACCTGGCCTGGGTCAGCGGACGGGACCTGCGCATCGTCGCCGCCAATCAGGCCTATCTGAGGGCCTACAAGCGCGATCGTACCGAAGTCATCGGGCAAAGCGAATACGATTTTCTGGAACCCGAGCAGGCCCGCTTTCCCATCGAGGCGGCGCTCAAGGTCTTCGAGGAAAAGCAGGAACTCCTCCATCCAGCCGTTCCCCATCTGACCGACCCGCAGGTCTGGTACAGGGTCATCCGCCGTCCCATCTTCGACGACGACCGCCAGGAGGTCATCGGTCTTTTGGGAATTGCCCAGGATATCTCAGCCAAGGTCCTGCAGGAAAACGCCTTCATGGAGCAGCTGCGCGTCCGGGAGGAGGACGTGGTTGTGGTCAGCGACGACCAGGGCCGCATCCTGCGTCGCTCCGCCCAAACCCTGAACCCTTCCATATATGGACAACCACAAACCTTTGACGCCTACACCCTCGACATGCGCCCGGTGCTCGATCTCCTGCACGCGGACGACCTGCCCGCCGTGCGACAGGCCATGCACCTCGTCCTGCGCGAACGGCGCGAACAGCACCTGGAATGCCGCATCCGCAATCAGGCCGGGAACTACTCCACCATCCTGGCCCGGCTGCTCTTTCACGATGCCATCTACGGCGAACCGCGCATGTATGTGGTGGTGCGCGACATCACCGAACAGGTGGGCCTGCGCAAGGCGACCATGGTCATCGAACGGCTCAAGCTGGCCTCGGGCACACGCACCGACCGCGAGCTGGCCTCTTTCCTCAATGTCTCCGCCGCGGCCATCTCCAACGCCCGCAAAAACGAGCGCGTCCCGCCGGACTGGATCATCGACACCGGGCTGCGCACCGGCCGCTCCATCGACTGGATCGTCAGCGCCGTGATGCCGGGCCAAGCCTGA
- a CDS encoding OmpP1/FadL family transporter, translating to MRRWIFVLCVVLWPLQGWAAGYGVYEWSARGNALGGAMVARDGDPSSVAYNPACITDVPGGQIQIGATAIAPSATMDVKSGTADDMDFADSVWGLPTMYYTQQLSDNYWFGLGIFSRVGLGTEYEDADTWAGRYNCSRAAIQSVSINPNLALRFSDAFSLAVGVEATYLNFEYDISFAPGAEYLHEIAADGWGYGMNLGARYRPFDWLAFGLAWRSEIQMTVHGDGDFTQKGSTALPFKSTDVTGTEPVPESVTMGVMVKPVERLSLEFDAVWTRWSSYKSLIVNYDDRQAFGYKLESDKNWNNTWRFQFGAEYALTDSVDLRAGYVYDQSPVNDDYEDYAVPCTDRQIVTLGAGWKINDTWVVDASYGYLWMKDRKYEAREEAKIIELTREDAHAHMAGLSVTYRF from the coding sequence ATGCGAAGATGGATTTTTGTGCTGTGCGTTGTTCTTTGGCCATTGCAGGGTTGGGCCGCAGGCTATGGCGTCTATGAATGGAGCGCCAGGGGCAACGCCTTGGGCGGGGCCATGGTGGCCCGGGATGGGGATCCTTCATCCGTGGCCTACAACCCGGCCTGCATCACCGACGTGCCGGGCGGCCAGATTCAGATCGGAGCCACGGCCATCGCCCCTTCGGCGACCATGGACGTCAAGTCCGGCACGGCGGACGACATGGATTTTGCGGATTCGGTCTGGGGACTGCCCACGATGTATTACACGCAGCAGCTCTCGGACAATTATTGGTTCGGACTGGGCATTTTTTCCCGGGTGGGCCTGGGCACCGAATACGAGGACGCCGATACTTGGGCCGGCCGCTACAACTGCTCCCGCGCCGCCATCCAGTCCGTGTCCATCAATCCCAATCTGGCCTTGAGGTTTTCCGACGCCTTTTCGCTGGCTGTGGGCGTTGAGGCCACGTATCTGAATTTCGAGTACGACATAAGCTTCGCGCCGGGTGCCGAGTATCTGCATGAAATCGCCGCCGATGGGTGGGGCTACGGCATGAATCTCGGTGCGCGTTACCGGCCTTTCGACTGGCTTGCGTTCGGTCTTGCCTGGCGCAGCGAAATCCAAATGACGGTTCACGGTGACGGAGATTTCACGCAGAAAGGTTCGACGGCGCTTCCCTTCAAGAGCACGGATGTGACCGGCACCGAGCCTGTCCCCGAATCCGTGACCATGGGCGTCATGGTAAAGCCCGTGGAGCGTTTGAGCCTGGAGTTCGATGCGGTCTGGACAAGGTGGAGTTCCTACAAGTCCCTGATCGTGAACTATGACGATAGGCAAGCCTTTGGCTACAAACTGGAAAGCGACAAGAACTGGAACAACACATGGAGATTTCAATTTGGAGCCGAATACGCCCTGACCGATAGCGTCGATCTGCGTGCCGGCTATGTCTATGACCAGTCTCCGGTCAATGACGACTACGAGGATTATGCCGTGCCCTGCACCGATCGGCAGATCGTGACCTTGGGCGCCGGCTGGAAGATAAACGACACTTGGGTCGTGGACGCGTCCTACGGTTATCTATGGATGAAAGACCGCAAATACGAGGCAAGAGAAGAGGCGAAAATCATTGAGCTGACCCGTGAAGACGCTCATGCTCACATGGCGGGCCTGAGCGTGACCTACAGGTTTTGA
- a CDS encoding HDOD domain-containing protein produces the protein MHSVKRLAHIDFNIPGVKAVGMELMKLINAPSPDMEAFARTVELDPAIFGSILACANSPLFAGITEISDLRVALNRLGMKEIRRIIFHVVLESAFRSDNAEINKLLRAIWKQNLAVSLTMQRLIQDCPQVKALPMDMVGMIYPLGLMHVIGIPVLAINYYDAFAKFIAEDLSQPLPDIFAREKELFDGFDHFELGAEMVKRWGFPDFVPDIISSYHVPEPSLDTDSRTLHSLLRLARHLAQEYGYAALPDSPPGYWLQGNVLDLSGVNEDDIKADVMDQLDKILKMFR, from the coding sequence ATGCACTCGGTCAAACGACTTGCCCATATCGACTTCAACATTCCGGGCGTGAAAGCCGTCGGAATGGAACTCATGAAACTGATCAACGCTCCGAGCCCCGATATGGAAGCCTTCGCCCGGACCGTCGAGCTGGATCCGGCCATCTTCGGCTCCATCCTGGCCTGCGCCAACTCCCCCTTGTTCGCCGGCATTACGGAAATCTCGGATTTGAGAGTCGCGCTCAACCGGCTTGGCATGAAGGAAATCCGTCGGATCATCTTCCATGTGGTCCTCGAATCGGCTTTCAGATCCGACAACGCCGAAATCAACAAGCTCCTGCGCGCCATCTGGAAACAGAATCTGGCCGTCTCGCTGACCATGCAGCGCCTCATTCAGGATTGTCCGCAGGTAAAGGCCCTGCCCATGGATATGGTCGGCATGATCTATCCCCTGGGCCTCATGCACGTCATCGGCATTCCGGTGCTCGCCATCAACTACTATGATGCGTTCGCAAAATTCATCGCCGAAGACCTCTCGCAGCCGCTGCCGGACATTTTCGCGCGTGAAAAAGAACTCTTCGACGGCTTCGACCACTTTGAACTGGGCGCGGAAATGGTCAAACGCTGGGGCTTTCCGGATTTCGTGCCCGACATCATCTCATCCTACCATGTGCCCGAACCGAGCCTGGATACAGACAGCCGCACCTTGCATTCCCTGCTGCGTCTTGCCCGCCACCTGGCCCAGGAATACGGATACGCCGCGCTGCCCGATTCCCCTCCCGGGTATTGGCTGCAAGGCAACGTTCTGGACCTGTCCGGAGTCAACGAAGATGACATCAAGGCGGACGTCATGGACCAGTTGGACAAGATCCTGAAGATGTTTCGCTGA
- a CDS encoding phosphate/phosphite/phosphonate ABC transporter substrate-binding protein, which yields MTLARLPIFILLFFMAACTENEPVVKVDMSKVESVAPLGSTSAITYAYLPQYSHSVSFERHRRLLEYLRHKTGLSLRQVFPNTFAEHVKMVERGEIDISFTNPFVYISLARLGSEAFARVVEPDGGANFQGQIIVRADNPAINSLADCRGKRIIAVDPNSAGGFLYPFGLFFDHGITQKDFQEVAFATGAGGRQEAVVLAVYTGAYDVGTIRKGTLDIVRDKIDLDQIRVLAESRPYPGWVYSVRKGFDPAIKDKIARALLDLSASRHDDAPVLAAAGMIDIISAHDEDYEPIRTLIRRLGLNGDFQ from the coding sequence ATGACGCTAGCGCGACTTCCGATTTTCATACTGCTCTTCTTCATGGCCGCCTGTACGGAAAACGAGCCCGTCGTGAAGGTGGACATGTCAAAGGTCGAAAGCGTGGCTCCGCTCGGTTCGACCTCGGCCATCACCTATGCCTATCTGCCCCAGTATTCCCACTCCGTCTCCTTCGAACGTCATCGCCGCCTGCTCGAATACCTGCGGCACAAGACCGGGCTGTCCCTGCGACAGGTCTTTCCCAATACATTCGCCGAGCATGTCAAGATGGTGGAACGCGGCGAGATAGACATCTCCTTTACCAATCCTTTCGTTTACATATCCTTGGCCAGACTGGGCTCCGAAGCCTTCGCGCGCGTCGTGGAACCTGACGGGGGGGCCAATTTTCAGGGCCAGATCATCGTGCGCGCCGACAACCCCGCCATAAACAGCCTTGCGGACTGCCGGGGAAAAAGAATCATTGCCGTTGACCCCAATTCCGCCGGGGGTTTTCTGTATCCTTTCGGACTGTTTTTCGATCACGGCATCACGCAAAAGGATTTTCAGGAGGTCGCCTTTGCCACCGGCGCGGGGGGAAGGCAGGAAGCGGTGGTCCTGGCCGTGTACACGGGCGCCTATGATGTCGGCACCATCCGCAAGGGCACGCTTGATATCGTGCGCGACAAGATCGACCTGGACCAGATCCGCGTGCTCGCGGAAAGCCGTCCGTACCCGGGGTGGGTGTACTCCGTGCGCAAGGGTTTTGATCCGGCCATCAAGGACAAGATCGCCCGGGCCCTGCTGGACCTGAGCGCAAGCCGGCACGATGATGCTCCGGTTCTTGCCGCCGCCGGAATGATCGACATCATTTCCGCCCACGACGAGGACTATGAGCCAATCAGAACCTTGATACGACGCCTTGGCCTGAATGGGGATTTTCAATGA
- a CDS encoding ATP-binding protein, whose product MKSLFSRLKFETKLNLGIIAIVLGMASVLLPVVAKMTSSALVTENKLRGAALVESLAARAVNPLLAQDYLVLRNLVGEIGDVVYAFVQNADNRVVTHSFAKGYPVELVDANRVGSNERVNVQLIDTGQIFVYDFAAPIMVAGERIGTVRIGLSKSRLNATTKQFVSALATMFGGVLLAAMALGSIFARTVTRRLAKLRAHAEDLVTGSLDNLAVLPGEHFCWEIMNCKETSCPAHHDRVRRCWLVPDTKCACHACIIGPKPSSCRDCPVFLQNVGDEIQDLAESLDFMAFTLRDHIRGLRDAEQTLTNQQRLLSTVLDMNPDLISLVDTRMIYQTSNRAFAQSVGKTVAEIRGLNDFHLFSEEEAERRNLEGREVLITGERVDRQERVDGPDGRKWFHVVQIPVHDESGRIVSLLRMDRDVTDIKEYEQQLIQAQKMESIGKLAGGVAHEINTPLGIILGYSQLLKEDAPPDSQLSQDLAVIEKQTKVCRKIVADLLGFSRQGQTDKREMCFNNSVMESVSLVRHSFELDRVQIVTRLDDSFPIIYGDPEKLKQVWINLLNNAKDAMPESGGVIVVVTKLKTPLGIVTLDVADSGTGIDEVSLKKIFDPFYTTKSVGKGTGLGLSVSFGIVKDHMGEIRVDSPLPSDFDLPPLPEGAVKGPGTIFTVDIPLDHGSEY is encoded by the coding sequence ATGAAGTCCCTTTTTTCCAGACTCAAATTCGAGACCAAGCTCAATCTGGGCATCATTGCCATCGTGCTCGGCATGGCGTCGGTCCTGTTGCCCGTCGTGGCCAAGATGACGTCTTCGGCCCTGGTGACGGAGAACAAGCTGCGCGGGGCCGCCTTGGTCGAGAGCCTGGCAGCCCGCGCCGTGAATCCGCTTTTGGCGCAGGATTATCTCGTGCTGAGAAACCTGGTCGGTGAAATCGGCGACGTGGTTTACGCCTTTGTCCAGAACGCGGACAACCGGGTCGTCACCCATTCCTTCGCCAAGGGCTATCCCGTCGAGCTGGTGGACGCCAACCGGGTCGGCAGCAATGAGCGGGTCAATGTCCAGCTCATCGATACGGGCCAGATCTTCGTCTACGATTTTGCGGCGCCCATAATGGTCGCGGGAGAGCGCATCGGGACGGTGCGCATCGGGTTGTCCAAGTCCCGCCTGAACGCAACCACCAAGCAGTTCGTCTCGGCCCTGGCGACCATGTTCGGCGGGGTGCTGCTCGCGGCCATGGCCCTGGGCAGCATTTTTGCCCGGACGGTGACCCGCCGTCTGGCCAAGCTTCGCGCTCATGCCGAGGATCTGGTGACGGGGAGCCTCGACAACCTGGCCGTGTTGCCGGGTGAGCATTTCTGCTGGGAGATCATGAACTGCAAGGAGACAAGCTGTCCTGCCCACCATGATCGCGTGCGCCGTTGCTGGCTGGTGCCGGACACGAAGTGCGCCTGTCATGCATGCATAATCGGGCCCAAGCCCTCAAGTTGCAGGGATTGTCCGGTTTTTCTGCAGAATGTGGGTGATGAAATTCAGGATCTGGCCGAATCCCTTGATTTCATGGCCTTTACCCTGCGCGACCACATTCGAGGCCTGCGTGATGCCGAGCAGACCCTGACCAACCAGCAGCGCCTTCTGTCCACGGTGCTGGACATGAATCCCGATCTCATCTCCCTGGTGGACACTCGCATGATCTACCAGACATCCAACCGGGCTTTTGCGCAGAGCGTGGGCAAGACCGTGGCTGAGATCAGGGGGCTCAACGATTTTCACCTGTTCTCGGAAGAAGAGGCGGAGCGCAGAAATCTCGAAGGCCGGGAGGTGCTCATCACCGGTGAGCGCGTGGACAGGCAGGAACGCGTCGACGGTCCTGACGGCCGCAAGTGGTTCCATGTCGTCCAGATCCCGGTGCATGATGAATCGGGCCGCATCGTGAGCCTGCTGCGCATGGACAGGGATGTCACGGACATCAAGGAATACGAGCAGCAACTCATCCAGGCGCAGAAGATGGAATCCATCGGCAAGCTGGCCGGAGGGGTGGCGCATGAGATCAACACCCCGCTCGGGATCATCCTCGGGTATTCCCAGCTTTTGAAGGAGGATGCGCCGCCAGACAGCCAGTTGAGCCAGGATCTGGCCGTTATCGAGAAGCAGACCAAGGTCTGCCGCAAGATTGTGGCCGACCTGCTGGGTTTCTCCCGGCAGGGGCAGACCGACAAGCGGGAGATGTGCTTCAACAACTCGGTCATGGAGTCCGTGAGTCTGGTCCGGCATTCATTCGAACTGGACCGGGTACAGATCGTGACCAGGCTTGATGACAGCTTTCCCATCATTTACGGCGACCCGGAGAAGCTCAAGCAGGTCTGGATAAACCTGCTCAACAACGCCAAGGATGCCATGCCCGAGAGCGGAGGCGTCATCGTGGTGGTCACCAAGCTCAAAACCCCGCTCGGGATCGTCACGCTCGATGTCGCCGACAGCGGCACCGGGATTGACGAAGTGTCCCTGAAAAAGATTTTCGATCCGTTCTACACCACCAAGTCGGTGGGCAAGGGGACGGGACTCGGGCTGTCCGTGTCCTTTGGCATCGTCAAGGATCACATGGGTGAGATTCGCGTGGACAGCCCGTTGCCATCGGATTTCGACCTTCCGCCCCTGCCTGAGGGGGCCGTGAAGGGTCCGGGGACGATATTTACTGTTGATATTCCCCTGGATCACGGATCCGAGTATTAG
- a CDS encoding response regulator translates to MASIIVLDDVSDAGVLVKRILERQGHQVTAFTEEEEAIRHAAKGATDLAILDIKLKRMTGVEVLAEMKKFAPRIKVIMLTGYPTLETARESLKLGASEYCVKPIDKEELESKVADVLRQDVADLQDEVP, encoded by the coding sequence ATGGCATCGATTATTGTTCTGGATGATGTTTCAGATGCGGGAGTCCTGGTGAAAAGGATCCTGGAGCGTCAGGGCCATCAGGTCACGGCATTCACCGAAGAGGAGGAGGCCATCCGCCACGCGGCCAAGGGCGCCACGGATCTTGCGATTCTGGACATCAAGCTGAAGAGGATGACCGGAGTCGAGGTGCTGGCGGAGATGAAGAAGTTCGCCCCCCGGATCAAGGTCATCATGCTGACGGGATATCCCACTCTGGAAACGGCACGGGAATCGCTCAAGCTGGGAGCCAGCGAGTACTGCGTCAAGCCCATCGACAAGGAAGAACTCGAATCCAAGGTCGCGGATGTATTGAGACAGGATGTCGCCGATCTGCAGGATGAGGTTCCATGA